One genomic region from Anopheles bellator chromosome 2, idAnoBellAS_SP24_06.2, whole genome shotgun sequence encodes:
- the LOC131210906 gene encoding uncharacterized protein LOC131210906, giving the protein MGSLPNLSDLSSEKLERRLEERERMLARERIIERDFGREKDSVRTLERPVFIHKQQIAAAKSFFQQKCPPGARKVMRTRSSGQAHHIWDDPIIDQYLTNYSPASNRSHRISVGPTVATAFPFQSSSLGNRRRDSVNSSIGATSVRKLLTVQNRSYGCRHKVPTHVRSKVTKSFVLVAMAHGFMCAALVPLVVLQGSNSTWFQQESWLAAGPDVGSGLLSLCFAVTAAMSLATTRLVQRFGYSIVLAASYGGLCLFLAAHLYPVILSLVPGYLLLGVLLGPTVICKQSLLVSMAGKLSCSQPECGGASTAGVGADSYDDHRLLCSRDEQVRRLGRWFRAAGDFGIIVGTIVAAFVLTCAAGSNRIGCYYVSRLAQSAEVNGPLAMGGTANGTISPNTSHSQGELALGPNLPPERDILMSLPDDTDPSPPPPPPPAPEVLEVVSAKPTKASPPKIGTPSMPTLRETMYYLYNIRLPEPAPAEGEGSAASVSPSPGGADSDLDSRGLYLDRFPYSTFQTNDNGERICGSQLCPVWDRNIPVNSSVIGNDAKSRGYTGATPLVCVYLVFGVLAFTVTAFTMDIEFNVKFDSIRRMSDTLLFAGPLAYFVGTEQAYMMADFMKAFVACELGPNSVAGVMIGMGVMQLIAACTLSMLLRHTKRVIVIVAGFMFHACLLLVLLRWKPSRDDSAVLYVIPAAWGVCNAVWETLLFALATSTHPNKFAEATSPLQALRFLGLAITFAGHGLLCEAPKIIILAILLVIAVVPYTMLELKLENQRKAIKLSL; this is encoded by the exons ATGGGTAGTTTACCAAACTTGAGCGATCTCTCGTCGGAAAAGCTGGAACGGAGGCTTGAGGAACGCGAACGGATGCTGGCGCGCGAACGTATCATCGAGCGTGACTTTGGTCGCGAGAAGGACTCCGTGCGAACGCTGGAGCGGCCCGTGTTCATCCATAAGCAGCAG ATTGCGGCTGCGAAGAGCTTCTTCCAGCAGAAATGTCCTCCCGGGGCGCGCAAGGTGATGCGAACCCGCAGCTCCGGCCAAGCTCATCACATATGGGACGACCCCATCATAGAC CAATATCTCACCAACTACTCGCCGGCGTCGAACCGCAGCCACCGTATCTCGGTGGGACCGACCGTTGCGACCGCGTTCCCGTTCCAGTCGTCGTCCCTCGGTAATCGACGCCGGGACTCGGTCAACAGTTCGATCGGCGCAACGTCCGTGCGCAAGTTGCTGACGGTGCAGAACCGCAGCTACGGTTGCCGGCACAAGGTTCCGACGCACGTCCGGTCGAAGGTGACCAAGAGCTTCGTCCTGGTGGCCATGGCACACGGTTTCATGTGCGCCGCGCTGGTGCCCCTGGTAGTTCTCCAGGGCTCAAACTCGACCTGGTTCCAGCAGGAATCGTGGCTTGCCGCTGGCCCTGACGTAGGGTCCGGATTGCTGAGTCTGTGCTTCGCGGTGACCGCCGCGATGAGTTTGGCCACCACGCGGCTAGTGCAACGTTTTGGCTATTCCATCGTCCTGGCGGCCAGCTACGGTGGACTGTGCCTTTTCTTGGCCGCCCATCTGTACCCCGTGATTCTGTCGCTTGTGCCCGGTTATCTGCTGCTCGGGGTTCTACTCGGTCCGACCGTCATCTGCAAGCAGTCGCTGCTGGTTTCGATGGCGGGAAAGCTGAGCTGCTCCCAGCCCGAGTGTGGTGGAGCCAGTACGGCCGGTGTCGGGGCGGATAGCTACGACGACCATCGGTTACTGTGCAGCCGGGACGAGCAAGTACGGCGCCTTGGTCGCTGGTTTCGGGCGGCCGGTGACTTTGGCATCATCGTCGGCACGATTGTGGCCGCATTCGTGCTCACGTGTGCGGCAGGCTCGAACCGCATCGGGTGTTACTACGTTTCGAGACTCGCACAATCGGCGGAAGTTAACGGGCCACTGGCGATGGGAGGAACTGCGAATGGAACCATATCACCGAACACCTCACATTCGCAGGGAGAACTAGCTCTCGGTCCGAACTTGCCACCGGAGCGCGACATACTCATGTCACTGCCGGACGATACGGacccatcgccaccgccaccgccaccgccggcgcccGAAGTGCTGGAGGTTGTGTCCGCGAAGCCAACCAAAGCCTCTCCGCCGAAGATCGGCACTCCTTCAATGCCAACGTTGCGGGAAACGATGTACTATCTGTACAACATTCGACTGCCCGAGCCGGCCCCGGCAGAAGGAGAGGGGTCCGCCGCGTCCGTTAGCCCATCGCCCGGTGGAGCCGATAGTGACCTGGACTCGAGGGGACTGTACCTGGATCGCTTCCCGTACAGCACGTTCCAGACGAACGACAACGGAGAGCGGATCTGTGGCTCGCAGCTGTGCCCGGTGTGGGACAGGAACATACCGGTGAACAGTTCGGTGATCGGGAATGACGCCAAATCGCGGGGCTACACGGGCGCCACTCCGCTGGTGTGCGTGTATCTGGTGTTTGGGGTGCTGGCTTTCACGGTGACCGCGTTCACGATGGACATTGAGTTCAACGTAAAGTTTGACTCGATCCGCCGGATGTCCGACACGCTGCTGTTTGCCGGACCCCTGGCATACTttgtcggaacggaacaggcGTACATGATGGCGGACTTTATGAAG GCATTCGTCGCGTGCGAACTGGGCCCGAATAGTGTCGCCGGGGTGATGATCGGAATGGGTGTGATGCAGCTGATAGCGGCCTGTACTCTGAGCATGCTTCTCCGGCACACCAAACGTGTCATAGTGATAG TGgccggttttatgtttcacgcctgcctgctgttggtgttgctgcgCTGGAAACCGTCGCGGGACGACAGTGCCGTCCTGTACGTCATTCCTGCTGCCTGGGGTGTCTGCAATGCCGTCTGGGAGACGCTCCTGTTCGCGCTGGCCACGTCGACGCACCCGAACAAGTTCGCCGAGGCTACGAGCCCGCTACAAGCATTAAGGTTTCTCGGGCTGGCCATTACGTTCGCTGGACACGGGCTGCTCTGTGAGGCGCcgaaaatcatcatcctcgCCATCCTGCTGGTGATTGCCGTCGTGCCGTACACGATGTTGGAGCTGAAGCTGGAAAACCAGCGGAAGGCGATCAAGCTCAGCTTGTGA
- the LOC131208807 gene encoding GPI mannosyltransferase 2, with protein sequence MRSGSSSGGTSPKRRTHHHHVSNGEHHQQCYGSKQQSTAGGNHPSSNTESTAELPPSSGSFFHISIVKLALVSRLLVIVLQIVANQLLPDHDAGVFVAPRDTEQPERPLDKLVRFAFGGLERWDAQYFLHIAEHGYTYENTLAFFPLFPFILKIIGSALSSTDLATLIGFRELSLLLAVLLNMVCFTGAACAMYKLSKLVLGSKKKAEVAVLLFCFNPASIFFTAPYSESLYACLSFIVMYQCVEDVNLIFIAMPLSLSLLCRSNGMMNIGFVLYFVARRIVAHYNFHNVICICSRLFSVLMIVLFHYGIAQVYNYYLFCFEQKFNFPPHVRTYATDHGLVLAGNKTNDSSPWCTSAVPLSYSYVQSHYWNVGLLRYYELKQLPNFLLALPAIYLTLSNSYRYLHEHWDYAARLGLFRLPKRHQKIMRPYDRLALVFVIHAVALTVVSLLFVHVQVTTRLLCSSSPILYWYAAEYFTGERAFIKRQVIRKLSKQHAILLYFVGYTVIGTVLFSNFYPWT encoded by the exons ATGCGATCGGGAAGTAGTAGCGGTGGCACTTCGCCAAAGCGAAGaacgcatcatcatcacgtaAGCAACGGAGAACATCACCAGCAATGCTACGGATCGAAGCAGCAGTCGACGGCAGGCGGCAACCATCCATCATCGAACACCGAGAGCACGGCCGAGTTGCCGCCCTCGAgtggttctttttttcacATATCAATCGTCAAACTTGCCCTCGTCAGTCGTCTGCTGGTGATAGTGCTGCAGATTGTCGCCAACCAGTTGCTCCCGGATCATGACGCGGGTGTCTTCGTGGCCCCACGGGACACCGAGCAACCGGAACGTCCCTTAGACAAACTGGTGCGGTTCGCGTTCGGTGGACTCGAACGCTGGGATGCTCAATACTTTCTACACATTGCCGAACACGGCTACACGTACGAAAACACGCTCGCCTTCTTTCCGCTGTTTCCCTTTATCCTGAAGATAATTGGTAGTGCACTGAGCAGTACCGATCTTGCCACGTTGATCGGATTCCGGGAGCTGTCGCTACTACTGGCGGTGCTACTGAACATGGTTTGCTTCACCGGTGCCGCCTGTGCAATGTACAAACTCAGCAAGCTGGTTTTGGGCAGCAAGAAAAAAGCGGAAGTGGCCGTGCTACTGTTTTGCTTCAATCCGGCATCGATCTTCTTCACGGCACCATACTCCGAAAGTCTGTACGCTTGTCTTTCCTTCATCGTGATGTATCAGTGTGTGGAGGACGTAAACCTAATCTTCATCGCGATGCCACTCAGCCTATCGCTCCTGTGTCGCTCGAACGGCATGATGAACATCGGATTCGTGCTTTATTTTGTCGCACGCCGTATCGTGGCCCACTACAACTTCCACAACGTCATCTGTATCTGTTCGCGGCTTTTCAGTGTGCTAATGATTGTCCTCTTTCACTACGGCATTGCCCAGGTCTACAATTACTATCTGTTTTGCTTCGAGCAAAAGTTTAATTTCCCACCACACGTGCGAACGTACGCCACCGACCATGGGCTGGTACTTGCCGGCAATAAAACGAACGATTCGTCACCTTGGTGCACCAGCGCAGTGCCACTGTCATACTCGTACGTACAGAGCCACTACTGGAACGTGGGTCTGTTGCGTTACTACGAGCTGAAGCAATTGCCAAACTTTCTGCTAGCGCTTCCGGCCATCTACCTGACGCTCAGCAACTCGTATCGGTACCTACACGAGCACTGGGATTACGCCGCTCGGTTGGGGTTATTCCGGTTACCGAAGCGGCACCAGAAAATTATGCGTCCTTACGATCGATTGGCACTGGTTTTCGTTATCCACGCCGTGGCTTTGACCGTCGTTTCATTGCTCTTCGTACACGTACAAGTCACCACCCGACTGCTGTGCTCGTCCAGTCCTATCCTGTACTGGTACGCAGCCGAATATTTTACCGGCGAACGAGCCTTCATCAAGCGGCAAGTGATACGGAAACTCTCCAAGCAG CACGCCATACTGCTGTACTTTGTCGGTTATACCGTGATCGGAACGGTGCTGTTCAGCAACTTCTATCCTTGGACCTAG
- the LOC131209040 gene encoding putative metabolite transport protein HI_1104, protein MQSSLKEKLHFLYKPYVLAVLTIGYIAGELGHYLIGVTSKATAIELDYGDQACQQNHTDYLRHELPAQCAEFIIEHECHQQHINGTVYCEWNYNGLGLEYQLLAGPSFIAVFTVMGVVLGVAADRYNRVRMLFVCTLVFAVAILLQGTVKEYWHLIMLRMVMAAGEAGCNPLATGIMSDIFPESKRALVMAIFNWGIYGGYGIAFPVGRYITKLDIGGLGWRICYYGTGVLALIMAVLTGTTLREPERKSIGEDATGKAKVSLYKVLMQPRVLLLVLAASIRHSGGMTFAYNADLYYNIYFPDVDLGWWLFAVTIGIGSIGVVVGGVVSDKFVAKMGIRSRVACLAISQLLATPFAFGSVYFEPLWAMITLGISYFFAEMWFGIVFAVLVEIVPLQVRSTTIGVFLFVMNNIGGNLPILVDPLAKAIGYRGSVMFFYAGFYGISTVLFFITMFFMDGPKPDAVATTGHEPSSHGNHVEMGHENNTFQPDDYLPPPHAGVNGHRNIVSVRPSESSRL, encoded by the exons ATGCAGTCGTCCTTGAAGGAGAAGCTGCACTTCCTGTACAAACCGTACGTGCTGGCGGTGCTGACCATCGGCTACATTGCCGGCGAGCTGGGCCACTATCTGATCGGCGTCACATCGAAAGCGACGGCCATCGAACTCGACTACGGGGACCAGGCGTGCCAGCAGAACCACACCGATTACCTGCGCCACGAGCTGCCGGCACAGTGCGCGGAGTTTATCATCGAACACGA atgccaccagcagcacatTAACGGAACGGTGTACTGCGAGTGGAACTATAATGGACTCGGGCTCGAGTaccagctgctggccggccccaGCTTTATCGCCGTGTTCACGGTGATGGGCGTCGTGCTGGGGGTGGCCGCGGATCGCTACAACCGCGTCCGAATGCTGTTCGTTTGCACGCTGGTGTTTGCCGTTGCCATTCTGCTGCAGGGCACGGTCAAGGAGTACTGGCACCTGATTATGCTGCGCATGGTCATGGCTGCCGGGGAGGCCGGTTGCAACCCGCTCGCCACCGGAATCATGTCCGACATCTTCCCCGAGAGCAAACGGGCGCTCGTGATGGCCATTTTCAACTGGGGCATTTACGGTGGCTACGGTATCGctttcccggtcggtcggtacaTCACCAAGCTGGACATCGGTGGATTG GGATGGCGCATATGCTACTACGGTACGGGAGTGTTGGCCCTGATCATGGCCGTGCTCACCGGAACCACACTGCGAGAGCCGGAGCGTAAGAGCATTGGGGAGGATGCGACGGGCAAGGCGAAGGTCTCACTGTACAAGGTCCTGATGCAGCCGcgggtcctgctgctggtgctggccgccTCGATCCGACACTCCGGTGGCATGACCTTCGCTTACAACGCCGATCTGTACTACAACATCTACTTCCCGGACGTCGATCTCGGCTGGTGGCTGTTTGCCGTCACGATCGGCATCGGTAGCATCGGtgtcgtcgttggtggcgTGGTTTCGGACAAGTTTGTAGCCAAAATGGGCATCAGGTCGCGGGTGGCCTGCCTAGCTATCAGCCAGCTGCTTGCCACACCGTTCGCATTCGGTTCCGTCTACTTCGAGCCACTGTGGGCCATGATCACGCTCGGTATCAGCTACTTTTTCG CCGAAATGTGGTTTGGTATCGTGTTTGCCGTGCTGGTGGAGATCGTTCCGCTGCAGGTCCGCTCGACCACCATCGGTGTGTTCCTGTTCGTGATGAACAACATCGGTGGCAATCTGCCGATTCTGGTCGATCCGCTTGCCAAGGCCATCGGCTACCGTGGCTCGGTGATGTTCTTCTACGCCGGCTTCTACGGCATCAGCACGGTGCTGTTCTTCATCACGATGTTCTTCATGGACGGGCCGAAGCCGGAcgcagtggccaccaccggacacgAACCGTCCAGCCACGGTAACCACGTTGAGATGGGCCACGAAAACAACACCTTCCAGCCGGACGACTATCTGCCTCCGCCGCACGCCGGTGTCAACGGTCACCGGAACATCGTCAGCGTGCGCCCTTCCGAGAGCAGTCGACTGTAA
- the LOC131212580 gene encoding probable ATP-dependent RNA helicase DHX34, with amino-acid sequence MSHRSDDRSYRESAHRSRVSRSRSPPPSSSRSNDQQQADGPTNLVNFSFLNHRSELNRVLRGYSARDQLVDNVNDFWLFVNKYEALLKRTGQPILPDPARIKQPCAGQIPAEYSKALGCSVRLRVPVEELQCRLGASTVTRTKLLQWVQIIEHYLDFRQREKFTKLRKLRQAQANLPVAKHREEIVEAIRNERVVVLAGDTGCGKSTQVPQYLYRAGYARIACTQPRRIACISLSKRVAHELLAEYRTEVGYQIRFERSKNMHTKIVFITEGLLLRQLATEDSLEQYSVIILDEVHERHLHGDFLLGIAKCLIRARPELKLVLMSATINIKLFADYFSAEEARVIEVPGRLFPIKLHYMPQLQDTPVAGGSAGGRNQRSKTDRLNPEPYIQILQLIDQKYPPSEKGDLLIFLSGLNEITSIVDAAKEYSEKQQNWIILPLHSTMSIAEQDKVFDYAPDGMRKCIVSTNIAETSVTIDGIRFVVDSGKVKEMSYDPTTKMQRLKEFWISRASAEQRKGRAGRTGPGVCFRLYAEKQFCDFEAYSTAEILKVPLESLLLQMISMGLPNARLFPFIEPPPMDNVENAIVGLKEAEALTEDEKLTPLGKALAKIPVDISIGKMLLMGCVFQQLQPVLTLAAALSVQSPFTNRAYRDSECERARKSLESDHGDPITLLNAYKEWLELKQNRSEYGRQDDDDRRGESSKTWCRRRGLEEQRFYEITKLRNQFQDLLQDCGLMEVQSNENLSSAERAIRNGELRQLKELRKAHRMEAPRKRKLLKSQDPWSMGAEDDGEADGRVDIRDVEFRLSHDASKLQNLVSGATACSYRDLMTLKLILVSGLYPQVAIADEFNYCKSLSEQFFHTRSKPYVSLHPMSFFGNNAQVLQLTEAEIEEKPVLYKSRQPLSSHHQIVCYLTLLETNKSYLTNTLRMPAAQTLLLFAHTIETNATFSRIVCDAWLCLDFLTPESGQALLWKATKLRRLWNQLLVEKLKALTITADGELSGPERKISIEQMNRELWSSLAQFMNIEVCYTIKKLLPADLKAIYKGPHVEEDEPKEELPSPNPFAEDFHPIHNNQKGGVYLSEHITYGCIVETDWSLQMYSEILEQDWECSNCKGTYRLTGLQKLQHAEVCKPTEVKQEEDGPYEGGAPERQNLKRYDCASCGRRLMLRAIDVLKHKKSCQRSATQVKQEPLETAP; translated from the exons ATGAGCCATCGATCGGACGATCGCTCGTACCGGGAGAGTGCTCACCGAAGTCGTGTTTCCCGATCACGAAGCCCTCCACCGTCCTCCAGCAGATCGAACGATCAGCAACAAGCGGATGGACCGACGAATTTGGTTAACTTTTCCTTCCTTAATCACCGCTCCGAGTTGAACCGCGTGCTGCGAGGTTACTCTGCACGCGATCAGCTCGTGGACAATGTGAACGATTTTTGGCTGTTTGTGAACAAGTACGAAGCGCTACTAAAACGCACTGGCCAACCGATCCTGCCTGATCCCGCACGAATAAAACAACCATGCGCCGGACAAATTCCGGCCGAATACAGTAAAGCCCTCGGATGCTCCGTTCGGTTAAGAGTTCCCGTCGAGGAACTACAGTGTCGCCTGGGTGCTAGCACAGTGACACGCACCAAGCTGCTCCAGTGGGTACAGATCATCGAACACTATCTGGACTTTCGTCAGCGCGAAAAATTTACCAAACTACGCAAACTGCGCCAGGCTCAGGCCAatcttccggtggccaagcATCGGGAAGAAATCGTTGAAGCAATCCGGAACGAGCGCGTGGTGGTGCTAGCGGGTGATACGGGTTGCGGTAAATCGACCCAGGTCCCCCAGTACCTGTACCGGGCCGGTTATGCACGGATTGCTTGTACACAACCGCGGCGGATCGCTTGCATCTCGCTATCGAAACGTGTGGCCcacgagctgctggccgagtACCGGACCGAGGTGGGGTATCAGATACGTTTcgagcgaagcaaaaacatGCACACCAAAATTGTGTTCATCACAGAGGGACTTTTGCTGCGACAGCTCGCCACCGAAGACAGTCTGGAGCAGTACTCGGTCATCATACTTGACGAAGTGCACGAGCGCCACCTGCACGGGGATTTTCTGCTCGGCATAGCCAAGTGTCTCATCCGAGCACGGCCCGAGTTGAAGCTGGTGCTAATGTCAGCCACGATCAACATCAAACTATTTGCCGATTACTTCTCTGCGGAAGAGGCACGCGTCATCGAGGTGCCCGGAAGGCTGTTCCCGATCAAACTACACTACATGCCTCAACTGCAGGACACACCGGTAGCGGGAGGATCGGCGGGTGGTCGGAACCAGCGTAGCAAAACCGATCGCCTTAACCCGGAACCGTACATACAGATTCTCCAGCTAATCGATCAAAAGTACCCACCGTCGGAGAAGGGCGATCTACTGATCTTCCTCAGTGGGCTCAATGAGATCACTTCCATCGTGGACGCAGCGAAGGAGTACAGCGAGAAGCAACAGAACTGGATCATTCTACCGCTCCACAGTACAATGTCGATCGCGGAACAGGACAAAGTGTTCGATTACGCACCGGACGGTATGCGGAAATGCATCGTGTCGACAAACATTGCCGAAACATCGGTCACGATCGACGGCATACGGTTCGTGGTGGACAGTGGGAAGGTGAAGGAGATGAGTTACGATCCCACCACAAAGATGCAACGGTTGAAAGAGTTCTGGATCTCGCGGGCATCTGCCGAACAACGGAAAGGCCGTGCCGGACGAACGGGGCCCGGAGTTTGCTTTCGTCTTTACGCCGAGAAACAATTCTGCGATTTCGAGGCCTACAGCACGGCGGAGATTCTAAAGGTGCCGCTAGAATCGCTACTCCTGCAGATGATCTCGATGGGGCTGCCGAATGCTCGGCTGTTCCCGTTCATCGAGCCCCCACCGATGGACAACGTAGAAAATGCTATCGTCGGGCTAAAAGAGGCAGAAGCCCTGACGGAGGACGAAAAGCTGACTCCGCTCGGAAAAGCGCTGGCAAAGATTCCGGTCGATATCAGCATCGGGAAGATGCTTCTGATGGGATGCGTGTTTCAACAGCTACAACCGGTCCTCACGCTGGCCGCTGCCCTGAGTGTACAATCTCCGTTCACCAATCGCGCCTATCGTGATTCGGAATGTGAG CGAGCACGCAAGTCCCTTGAGTCTGATCACGGTGACCCAATAACGCTACTGAACGCGTACAAGGAGTGGCTGGAGTTGAAGCAAAACCGATCGGAGTACGGCCGccaggatgacgatgatcggCGGGGTGAGAGTTCAAAAACCTGGTGTCGCCGGCGTGGACTGGAAGAGCAGAGGTTCTACGAAATTACGAAGCTGCGCAACCAGTTCCAAGACCTTCTGCAGGACTGCGGTCTGATGGAGGTGCAGAGCAACGAGAACCTTTCGAGCGCGGAACGAGCCATTCGCAATGGCGAGCTGCGGCAGCTGAAGGAGTTACGAAAAGCACACCGAATGGAGGCACCGAGAAAGCGGAAACTTCTCAAATCTCAAGACCCCTGGTCGATGGGAGCGGAAGATGACGGCGAAGCAGACGGCCGGGTTGACATACGGGATGTAGAGTTCCGTTTGAGTCACGATGCATCCAAACTGCAGAACCTCGTGTCGGGCGCGACAGCGTGCAGCTATCGCGATCTGATGACACTGAAGCTGATCCTGGTCAGTGGTCTCTACCCTCAGGTGGCCATAGCGGATGAGTTCAACTACTGCAAG aGTTTGTCGGAACAATTTTTTCACACCCGTTCGAAACCATACGTATCGCTGCATCCTATGAGCTTCTTTGGCAACAACGCACAGGTCCTCCAGCTGACGGAGGCCGAAATCGAGGAGAAGCCGGTTCTGTACAAGTCACGCCAACCGCTCAGTTCACACCACCAGATCGTGTGCTATCTGACCTTGCTTGAGACGAACAAGTCCTATCTTACCAACACCCTACGAATGCCGGCTGCCCAAACATTGCTGCTGTTTGCGCATACCATCGAAACGAATGCTACTTTCTCGCGGATCGTTTGCGATGCGTGGCTCTGCTTAGACTTTCTGACCCCCGAGAGTGGCCAAGCACTACTTTGGAAAGCAACCAAGCTGAGACGCCTCTGGAACCAGTTGCTGGTGGAAAAGCTAAAAG CACTCACCATAACGGCGGACGGAGAGCTAAGCGGGCCCGAGCGCAAGATATCGATCGAGCAAATGAACCGAGAGCTTTGGTCCAGCCTGGCACAGTTCATGAACATAGAGGTGTGCTACACGATCAAAAAGTTGCTACCGGCCGATCTTAAAGCGATCTACAAAGGCCCCCATGTGGAGGAAGACGAGCCGAAGGAAGAGCTACCGTCACCGAATCCGTTCGCGGAAGACTTTCATCCGATTCACAATAACCAGAAAGGCGGCGTGTATCTATCGGAACACATTACCTACGGATG TATTGTTGAAACCGACTGGAGTTTGCAGATGTACAGTGAAATTTTAGAGCAAGATTGGGAGTGTAGCAACTGCAAAGGGACCTATCGTTTGACCGGTTTGCAGAAACTACAACACGCAGAAGTCTGCAAACCAACGGAAGTCAAACAGGAAGAGGACGGCCCGTACGAAGGCGGTGCGCCCGAGAGACAGAACCTCAAGCGATACGATTGTGCCAGCTGTGGCCGTCGGTTGATGCTGAGAGCGATCGATGTGCTAAAGCATAAGAAGAGCTGCCAGCGCAGCGCCACACAGGTGAAGCAAGAACCTCTTGAAACCGCACCGTAG